CGCGCACGGTGCCGACGAAGAGCGCCGTGCCTCCGGCGGCCTCGTCGCCCACCGCCGCGAAGACCTCGTCCAGCGAGAGAGGGGTGTCCCGGATCGCCACGAGCCGGATCGGGTCCGGCCCCGTCCGCTCACCCGGATGGTCGTCAGTGATGCCCATGCGTTCATCGTGCCGCATGCCACTGACACCGCGGACGGCCCGGGGCCGCACCCGGGTGCGGCCCGGCCCCCTCAGATCCGCCGTCGGGCCTTGCGGGCCCGCCGTACCAGCGCCGCCGTGCCGAGCAGGGCGACCGTCGCACCGGCCGCGCCCGCCGCCGTCGCGTCCTTGCGGCCCAGCCTGCGGCCCGCGACCGTGTGCCGGCCCTCGACCTCCTCCAGGAGCGCAGCCAGCACGTCCTCGTTGGTCCAGCGGGGACGCCAGCCCGCATCGTGGAGGCGGCTCACGCTCACCACCCAGGGGTGCATGGTGTACGCGAGGTCACCGGCCGGTGACGGGGTGAGACCGATGCGGTGCAGCCGGGCCGCGGCACCCAGCGCCACGGCCGAGGGCAGCTCCATCCGCCGGATGCCGCTCAGCTCCTCGACCTCGTCCTGTTCCAGCCAGCCGTCGCAGCCGACGGCCAGCTCCCCGTCCACCTTCTCCAGGGCGGCGTACTCCAGCGCGCTCACCAGGTCGTCGACATGGCAGAACTGCCAGGTGGGGCGGGACCCGGCGACGACGAGCAGCCGCGGGGACTCGAAGTAGCGGGTCAGCGCGGTGTCACTGCCCCCGCCGACCAGGACGGCGGGCCGGACCACGGTCACATTGAGCCCGGGGTGGGCACGGGGCGCCCGGCGCCCCAGGCGTTCGATCTCCAGGAGGTCGCCCACGCCGGTGGCCTCGGCCGTCGCCCGCAGCTCGGCGTCCTCCGACAGCGGAATGTCGTTCTCCGGCAGCGCTCCGTAGACCATCGCGGAGGTGCACAGGACCACCCGCCGCACTCCGGCCGCTGCCGCCGCCGTCAGGACGGTCTGCGTTCCCCGTACGTTGTACGCGGTCCGGGCGGCTGAATCTGTCTCCAGGTCGAGGTCGAGTGCGAGGTGCACCACGACATCGGCGCCGCGCAGCTTCTCCGCGATCGCCGGGTCCCGGACGTCGAGGATGTGCCAGTGCGCCTCGGAGACGTCGCCCCGGCGCTCGTCGATCGCCACGACCTGCTTGATCTCTTCGGACGCGGCGAGCCGCCGTGTGAGCAGATCGCCCACGCCCGTGGCGGCACCCGTGACCGCGACGACGGGGCCGCGTCCTGCGGGCCCGCCGCCGGGGGACGGGGTTGAGCGGTTTCGCGCTCCGCGAACCTGCGGATCTGGGGAACTCACCAGGTGTCTCCAGCGGTTGTCTTCAGTACGTGAGCGTATGACGCGTACGTACCAGGTGGCGTCCATCCTGCCCCAGGCCACGAGTCCGCGGAGCACCGAGCCCATCAGCGGGCGCGGATGTCTACGCTGGTGGTGTTGTCGGGCATTCGCCGTCGGCAGAAGCCGGCGGCCCTACGAGCCGAGGAAACCCGTGAGTGACACCCCATTCGGATTCGGCCTTCCGCCGGAGGAGCCGGAGAACGGCGACGAAGGCAAGAAGAAGGACCCCGCCGGAGGTGGCCACGGTCCCGGCGGCTCCTCCCCGGTGAATCCCTTCGGATTCGGCCCCGGGGCCGGTGGCGCGGACAATCCGTTCGCCTCCATGTTCGGTGCGCTGAACCCCGCCGACCTGGGCGCGGCCTTCCAGCAGCTGGGCCAGATGCTCAGCTACGAGGGCGGCCCGGTGAACTGGGACATGGCCAAGCAGATCGCTCGCCAGACCGTCTCCCAGGGCACCGCGGACGGCACCAAGGACGCGAGCGTGGGCCCCGCCGAGCGGACCGCGGTCGAGGAGGCGCTGCGCCTGGCCGATCTGTGGCTGGACGGGGTGACCTCGCTGCCGTCCGGCGCGAGCACCGCCGTCGCCTGGAGCCGGGCGGAGTGGGTCGAGGAGACCCTGCCCGCCTGGCAGCAGCTCGCCGACCCGGTCGCCGAGCGGGTCGGCATGGCCATGGGCAGTGTGCTGCCCGAGGAGATGCAGGCCATGGCGGGCCCGCTGATCGGCATGATGCGCTCCATGGGCGGCGCCATGTTCGGCCAGCAGATCGGCCAGGCCGTCGGCGTGCTGGCGGGCGAGGTGGTCGGCTCCACCGACATCGGCCTGCCGCTCGGCCCCGCCGGCAAGGCCGCGCTCCTCCCGTTGAACGTGGACGCCCTGGGCAAGGACCTCGGGGTGCCGAGGGAGGAGGTCCGGCTCTATCTGGCCCTGCGCGAGGCGGCCCATCAGCGGCTCTTCGCCCATGTGCCGTGGCTGCGGTCGCACCTCTTCGGCGCGGTCGAGGGCTATGCGCGGGGGATCACCGTCGACACGTCGAAGCTGGAGGACGTGGTCGGACAGTTCGACCCCACCCACCCCGAGCAGCTTCAGGAAGCACTCCAGCAGGGCATGTTCCAGCCGGAGGAGACCCCGCAGCAGAAGGCCGCGCTGGCCCGTCTGGAGACGGCGCTCGCCCTGGTCGAGGGCTGGGTGGACGCGGTGGTCCACGAGGCGGCCTCGTCCCGGCTGACGTCGGCGGACGCGCTGCGCGAGACCCTGCGCAGGCGGCGTGCGTCCGGCGGTCCCGCCGAGCAGACCTTCGCCACCCTGATCGGTCTCCAGCTGCGTCCGCGCAGGCTGCGGGACGCCTCCCGGCTGTGGGCCTCGCTCACCGACGCCCGGGGCGTGGACGGCCGTGACGCCCTGTGGGAGCACCCGGACATGCTGCCGACCGCCACCGACCTGGACGACCCGGACGGCTTCGTCCACCGCGAGCACCTCGACTTCTCCGAGCTGGACAGGATGCTCGGGGAGGCGGCGTCCCAGGGCTCCGGCGGCGACCGGGGCACCGAGGGCGCCAAGGACGTCAAGGGCACCAAGGACACCGACGGTGAGGGCGACGACACGGACGGAGCGCGGGGCGAGGGCGGCTCCGAGCGGTGAGCCCGTCCGAGAACACCGGCACAGGCACGGACGAGGACGCGGTGGAGAGGCCGGACCGGCGGCAGGACACGGCCGCGGCCGGCCTGCACGGAGACGCCGTACGGACGCTGGAGGGGTACACCGACCGGGAGGGCCACGAGGAGCAGGAGCAGTTGCGACAGCTCTATCTCGGCCATCTGGCCGCCCGGCTCGACGGCATGTGGAAGTCCTGCTCCGCGGGGCATCTCACGGCCAGCGCCCTGGTGGTCGACCCGGAGCACGAGCGGGTGCTGCTGACGCTGCACCGGAAGCTGGGCATGTGGCTCCAGATGGGCGGCCACTGCGAGCCGGGTGACCGGACGCTGGCGGAGGCCGCGCTGCGCGAGGCCACCGAGGAGTCC
The nucleotide sequence above comes from Streptomyces clavuligerus. Encoded proteins:
- a CDS encoding SDR family oxidoreductase, with translation MSSPDPQVRGARNRSTPSPGGGPAGRGPVVAVTGAATGVGDLLTRRLAASEEIKQVVAIDERRGDVSEAHWHILDVRDPAIAEKLRGADVVVHLALDLDLETDSAARTAYNVRGTQTVLTAAAAAGVRRVVLCTSAMVYGALPENDIPLSEDAELRATAEATGVGDLLEIERLGRRAPRAHPGLNVTVVRPAVLVGGGSDTALTRYFESPRLLVVAGSRPTWQFCHVDDLVSALEYAALEKVDGELAVGCDGWLEQDEVEELSGIRRMELPSAVALGAAARLHRIGLTPSPAGDLAYTMHPWVVSVSRLHDAGWRPRWTNEDVLAALLEEVEGRHTVAGRRLGRKDATAAGAAGATVALLGTAALVRRARKARRRI
- a CDS encoding zinc-dependent metalloprotease, which codes for MSDTPFGFGLPPEEPENGDEGKKKDPAGGGHGPGGSSPVNPFGFGPGAGGADNPFASMFGALNPADLGAAFQQLGQMLSYEGGPVNWDMAKQIARQTVSQGTADGTKDASVGPAERTAVEEALRLADLWLDGVTSLPSGASTAVAWSRAEWVEETLPAWQQLADPVAERVGMAMGSVLPEEMQAMAGPLIGMMRSMGGAMFGQQIGQAVGVLAGEVVGSTDIGLPLGPAGKAALLPLNVDALGKDLGVPREEVRLYLALREAAHQRLFAHVPWLRSHLFGAVEGYARGITVDTSKLEDVVGQFDPTHPEQLQEALQQGMFQPEETPQQKAALARLETALALVEGWVDAVVHEAASSRLTSADALRETLRRRRASGGPAEQTFATLIGLQLRPRRLRDASRLWASLTDARGVDGRDALWEHPDMLPTATDLDDPDGFVHREHLDFSELDRMLGEAASQGSGGDRGTEGAKDVKGTKDTDGEGDDTDGARGEGGSER
- a CDS encoding NUDIX hydrolase; its protein translation is MERPDRRQDTAAAGLHGDAVRTLEGYTDREGHEEQEQLRQLYLGHLAARLDGMWKSCSAGHLTASALVVDPEHERVLLTLHRKLGMWLQMGGHCEPGDRTLAEAALREATEESGVRGLTLLGGGVPVRLDRHPIPAPCHWHLDVQYAALAPAGAVAEISEESLDLRWFGYDEVADVADTSVVRLLERTRAALAAPSSPVV